Part of the Nitrospinaceae bacterium genome is shown below.
ATTCACCCACCCGGCTCGCTCCGCGATCCATTCCAATCATACTTTTGAGAAATTTCTCGTTCTTCTCTGCAGAGGCTTTAACTACCTGGCCCTTTTCGAAATCGAGCCGGACATCCTCAACCTCCCTACCCGACAGGCAAGCAGGAAACGTATAGCGAATCGTTCCGTCGATCTTCGTCTCCTCTGGCCCTGTGAATATTTCCCCATCAGGGAAGTTGTGGGAACCCGAGCAGTTAATCCATGGCCGACCGGCGATACCGACGCGAAGGTCCGTATCCTTGCCGCCAATCTCGACAACCTTTCTGCCCTTGAGGTAGCGAATAACCTCATTCTGGCGCTTGTCAATATTTTTCCACCGGCGAATACCGCCTGGTTTATCAGCAAAACATGCAGCCAAAACAAAATCCTCATACTCGTGGAGCGACATCTCAGCATCCTGGGCATAGGCCTCTGTAGGAAACAGTGTCAAAGTCCACCTAAGGCCTTTTTTCCCCTTCGTGCGCTCATATTCAGCAGAGCGCTTCATAAATGTTTTCATTATCGACTGCCGAGCCACAGATGCGGCCGCCTGCTTTTTTGGATTAACCCCTGAAAGGCGGCGCGTATTCGTCTCCGATAGAATGCTGATCAGCACATCCACCTTTCCAACTTCAAATTTCGAAATGGGTGATACGTAGGCAATCTGCTCTTTATTGGCGTACCGGAAAAACAACTCGTCCATACCCGGAAGACCTACCTGGGTATAGGGAAACGCCCCTAATTTCAGACATTCGGCATAAAGAGCGCGTACAAGAGGCTCAGCAACCACACCGCCCCGA
Proteins encoded:
- a CDS encoding aminopeptidase, whose translation is MEDIRIERMAETIARYSAKVSKGELVSIRGGVVAEPLVRALYAECLKLGAFPYTQVGLPGMDELFFRYANKEQIAYVSPISKFEVGKVDVLISILSETNTRRLSGVNPKKQAAASVARQSIMKTFMKRSAEYERTKGKKGLRWTLTLFPTEAYAQDAEMSLHEYEDFVLAACFADKPGGIRRWKNIDKRQNEVIRYLKGRKVVEIGGKDTDLRVGIAGRPWINCSGSHNFPDGEIFTGPEETKIDGTIRYTFPACLSGREVEDVRLDFEKGQVVKASAEKNEKFLKSMIGMDRGASRVGEFAFGLNQGIQRFTKNTLFDEKIGGTLHLALGKGYPESGSKNNSALHWDMVCDLRQGGEIRVDGKLFSKNGKLKI